In a single window of the Heliangelus exortis chromosome 1, bHelExo1.hap1, whole genome shotgun sequence genome:
- the F10 gene encoding coagulation factor X yields the protein MSGRLLLLLLCAALPGELRAEGGVFIKKESATKFLERTKRANSFWEELKQGNIERECIEERCSKEEAREAFEDLEKTEEFWNVYVDGDQCSSSPCHYGGHCKDGIGSYTCTCLDGYQGKNCEFVIPKYCKINNGDCEQFCIKKSVQKDVLCSCAKGYALAEDGKHCVSTVKYPCGKVLVKRKKRSIILPTDSSNVTSYEDGPPTNATVLEEDIVPTTESPILHPGNETGGKTPYVITRIVGGDECHLGECPWQAVLLNEEGEEFCGGTILNEKFILTAAHCMNQSKEIKVVVGEVDREKKEQSETTHTVDRILIHTKYIADTYDNDIALIKLKEPITFSEYVIAACLPEADFANEVLMNQRSGTVSGFGREFEGGRLSKKLKVLEVPYVDRNTCKQSTNFAITENMFCAGYETEQKDACQGDSGGPHVTRYKDTYFVTGIVSWGEGCARKGKYGIYTKMSRFLRWVRMAMRQNS from the exons ATGTCGGGCCgtctgctgctcctcctgctctgcgCGGCGCTGCCCGGCGAGCTGCGGGCTGAAGGAGGCG TATTCATCAAGAAAGAAAGTGCCACCAAGTTCTTGGAAAGAACAAAGCGTGCTAACTCTTTTTGGGAGGAATTGAAACAAGGGAATATTGAAAGGGAATGCATTGAGGAGCGCTGCTCAAAAGAAGAAGCAAGAGAAGCCTTTGAAGACTTGGAGAAAACT GAGGAATTCTGGAACGTCTATGTAG aTGGGGACCAGTGCAGCTCAAGTCCTTGTCACTATGGTGGACATTGTAAAGATGGAATTGGTTCCTACACTTGCACATGCTTGGATGGTTATCAAGGGAAGAACTGTGAATTTG TCATACCAAAGTACTGCAAAATAAACAATGGGGACTGTGAGCAGTTCTGCATCAAAAAAAGTGTACAGAAGGATGTTCTGTGCTCCTGTGCAAAAGGGTATGCTCTAGCAGAGGATGGCAAACACTGTGTTTCAACAG TAAAGTATCCTTGTGGAAAAGTtcttgtgaaaagaaaaaaaaggtcaattATTTTACCCACCGATAGTAGCAATGTTACTAGTTATGAAGATGGTCCTCCCACAAATGCAACAGTTTTGGAGGAGGACATTGTTCCTACCACAGAAAGCCCAATCCTCCATCCTGGCAATGAAACAGGTGGAAAGACTCCATATGTCATTACCAGGATAGTAGGTGGTGATGAGTGTCATCTTGGAGAATGTCCATGGCAG gCTGTTCTGTTAAATGAGGAAGGGGAAGAGTTCTGTGGTGGAActattttgaatgaaaaatttatACTTACTGCAGCTCATTGCATGAACCAATCCAAAGAAATCAAAGTCGTTGTTG GTGAAGTggacagagagaagaaagaacagtCTGAAACGACACATACCGTGGACAGAATCCTTATTCACACCAAATACATTGCTGATACTTATGATAATGACATAGCCTTGATAAAGCTGAAGGAACCCATCACCTTTTCCGAGTACGTGATCGCAGCGTGCCTCCCAGAAGCAGACTTTGCTAATGAAGTTCTGATGAACCAAAGGTCTGGGACAGTCAGTGGCTTCGGGCGTGAATTTGAAGGCGGACGACTATCCAAAAAACTGAAAGTGCTTGAAGTCCCCTATGTTGACAGGAACACTTGCAAGCAGTCCACTAACTTCGCAATAACAGAAAACATGTTCTGTGCTGGTTATGAAACGGAGCAAAAAGATGCTTGTCAAGGAGACAGTGGAGGCCCCCATGTAACCAGATATAAGGATACTTATTTTGTTACTGGAATTGTTAGCTGGGGAGAAGGATGTGCAAGAAAGGGTAAATATGGTATCTATACCAAAATGTCCAGGTTCTTACGCTGGGTAAGAATGGCCATGAGACAAAATTCATAG